A single genomic interval of Helianthus annuus cultivar XRQ/B chromosome 13, HanXRQr2.0-SUNRISE, whole genome shotgun sequence harbors:
- the LOC110899500 gene encoding long chain acyl-CoA synthetase 4, which translates to MSSKKFIVQVEPAVTAKDGHPSKGPVYRSVYAKHGFPAPVDGLESCWDIFRLSVEKYPNNPMLGTREFVNGKHGPYKWLTYKQVYDKVIRVGNAIRACGVEPKGRCGIYGANCAEWVMSMEACNAHGLYCVPLYDTLGADAIEFVICHAEVTIAFVEEKKISELIKVIPKAREYLKTIVSFGKVTREQREEVEKFGLKIHSWVDFLSLGDGKNIDMPLKKKSDICTIMYTSGTTGDPKGVLISNNNMVTLIAGVDHLLDSAKVSLNSQDVYLSFLPLAHIFDRLIEECFISHGASIGFWRGDVKLLIEDIGELKPTIFCAVPRVLDRIYSGLQQKISAGGFIKRKLFNLAYSHKLRNMNAGKEHSKASPLSDKIVFSKVKQGLGGRVRIILSGAAPLAPHVEAYLKVVTCSHVLQGYGLTETCAGSFVSLPNEMDMLGTVGPPVPNLDARLVSVPEMNYDALSSKPQGEVCIRGDVLFSGYHKREDLTKEVLVDGWFHTGDIGEWQPDGSMKIIDRKKNIFKLSQGEYVAVENLENIYGLVPDIDAVWIYGNSFESCLVAVVNPNQQAIEHYAKTHNISGDFNSLCENPKIKEYIMGELTRIGKEKKLKGFEFMKAIHLDPVPFDMERDLLTPTFKKKRPQMLKYYQNVIDNMYKTINKK; encoded by the exons ATGTCATCGAAGAAGTTTATAGTCCAGGTGGAGCCAGCGGTAACAGCGAAAGACGGACATCCGTCAAAAGGACCGGTTTACCGCAGTGTGTATGCGAAACACGGTTTTCCGGCTCCGGTTGACGGTTTGGAGTCCTGTTGGGATATTTTCCG CTTGTCAGTGGAGAAATACCCGAATAACCCAATGCTCGGTACCCGTGAATTTGTGAACGGAAAG CATGGACCATACAAATGGTTGACTTACAAACAAGTATATGACAAGGTGATACGCGTTGGAAATGCTATCCGTGCATGCGGTGTCGAGCCT AAAGGACGTTGCGGGATTTATGGTGCCAATTGTGCAGAATGGGTTATGAGCATGGAG GCTTGTAATGCTCATGGGTTGTACTGTGTACCATTATACGATACCTTAG GTGCTGATGCAATAGAATTCGTTATATGTCATGCTGAAGTTACAATTGCTTTTGTTGAAGAGAAAAAGATCTCCGAG TTGATAAAAGTAATTCCCAAAGCTAGAGAATACCTGAAAA CAATCGTGAGCTTTGGGAAAGTTACTCGTGAACAAAGAGAAGAAGTTGAAAAGTTCGGTTTGAAAATTCATTCATGGGTTGATTTCTTGTCATTG GGTGATGGTAAAAACATTGACATGCCACTAAAGAAGAAAAGCGACATCTGTACGATAATGTACACTAGTGGAACAACCGGTGATCCAAAGGGTGTACTGatttccaacaacaacatggtaACACTTATAGCTGGTGTCGACCATCTGCTAGATAGCGCGAAAGTATCG TTGAACTCGCAAGACGTCTATCTCTCGTTTCTACCTCTGGCACATATATTTGATCGGCTGATTGAGGAATGTTTTATCAGTCATGGGGCATCTATAGGGTTTTGGCGTGGG GATGTTAAATTGCTGATTGAAGATATAGGAGAGCTGAAACCTACTATTTTCTGTGCTGTTCCTCGAGTCTTGGATAGAATTTATTCAG GTTTGCAACAGAAGATTTCCGCTGGTGGCTTTATCAAACGCAAGTTATTTAACCTGGCGTATTCACA CAAGTTACGTAACATGAACGCAGGGAAAGAACATTCAAAGGCATCTCCACTAAGTGATAAAATCGTCTTTAGTAAG GTTAAACAAGGGCTTGGAGGGAGAGTCCGCATTATTTTGTCGGGTGCTGCTCCACTCGCGCCACATGTAGAAGCTTACCTGAAAGTAGTCACCTGTTCTCATGTCCTTCAAGGATAtg GCTTGACAGAAACCTGTGCTGGATCATTTGTCTCATTGCCAAATGAAATGGATATGTTGGGTACAGTGGGCCCTCCGGTACCAAACTTGGATGCTCGTTTGGTGTCTGTTCCCGAGATGAATTACGATGCCCTTTCAAGTAAACCACAGGGAGAAGTATGTATAAGAGGGGATGTTCTGTTTTCAGGGTACCACAAGCGTGAGGATCTTACAAAAGAAGTTCTAGTTGATGGCTGGTTTCATACAG GTGACATAGGCGAGTGGCAACCAGATGGAAGCATGAAAATTATAGACCGCAAGAAAAACATTTTCAAGCTCTCTCAAGGAGAATATGTGGCCGTTGAAAATCTAGAGAATATTTATGGACTTGTTCCCGACATTGATGCG GTATGGATATACGGGAACAGCTTCGAGTCTTGTCTTGTTGCTGTCGTGAACCCAAATCAACAAGCGATAGAACATTATGCAAAAACACATAATATTTCCGGGGACTTTAATTCCCTATGTGAAAACCCCAAGATTAAAGAATACATAATGGGAGAGCTTACCAGAATTGGAAAAGAGAAAAAg TTAAAAGGTTTTGAATTCATGAAAGCTATTCACCTTGACCCGGTCCCTTTCGACATGGAGCGTGACCTTCTAACCCCAACATTCAAGAAGAAAAGGCCTCAGATGCTCAAATATTACcag AATGTAATTGATAACATGTACAAGACTATTAACAAAAAGTGA